A region of the Micromonospora sediminicola genome:
CCTGTACGACACCGCCAACGACCTGGCCGGCCTGCGCGACCTGGACGACGTGCTGCGGGCGATCGTGCACCGGGCGCGGATCCTGCTCGGCACCGACGTGGCCTACATGACGCTCAACGACGACGAGCGCGGCGACACCTACATGCGGGTCACCGACGGGTCGATCTCGGCCCGCTTCCAGCGGCTGCGGCTGGAGATGGGCGACGGTCTGGGCGGGCTGGTGGCGCAGACCGGCACCCCGTACGCCACCGCGAACTACCCGGAGGACGAGCGGTTCCGGCACACCGGGGAGATCGACGGCGGGGTGGGCGAGGAGGGCCTGGTGGCCATCCTCGGCGTGCCGCTGCGGCTCGGTTCCAGCGTGATCGGCGTGCTCTACGCGGCCAACCGCTCGGCCCGGCCGTTCGCCCGGGAGGAGGTGTCGCTGCTGGTCTCCCTGGCAGCGCACGCGGCGGTGGCGATCGACACCGCCCGGCTGCTGGCCGAGACCCGCGCGGCGCTGGAGGAGCTGTCGGCGGCGAACGGCACGATCCAGGCGCACAGCACGTCGGTGGAGCGCGCCGCGGCCGCGCACGACCGGATGACCGCGTTGGTCGTGCGGGGCGGCGGGATGGAGGACGTGGCCGCGGCGGTCACCGAGGTGCTCGGCGGGGCGCTGCTGGCGCTGGACGCGGAGGGCCGGCGGCTGGCCCGGGTCGGCGAGATCTCCGAGCCGGACCGGGCGGACATCGTGGAGGCGGTGGCCGCGTCGCGGACCGAGGGGCGCAGCGTGCGGCGCGGCCCGCTCTGGTACGCCGCGGTGGTGGCCGGCGCGGAGAACCTGGGCGCGTTGGTGCTGCGCCCGGACGACGAGCTGGTCGACGCCGACCAGCGGATCCTGGAGCGGGCGGCGCTGGTGACCGCGTTGCTGCTGCTGTTCCGCCGCACGGTGGCCGAGGCGGAGGGTCGGGTCCGGGGCGAGCTGCTCGACGACCTGATCGCCCGGCCGTTGCGGGACACCGACGCGTTGCGCAGCCGGGCCCGCCGGATCGGGGTCGACCTGGACGCGCCGCACGTGCTGGTGGCGGTCGGCGACGACGCGTTCGCCGAGACCGGCTCGGCCCGGCAGCGGGTGCTGTCGTGGGCCACCACGTACGCGTCGACCCGGGGTGGGCTGGCCGCGGCGCGCGACGGCCGGGTGGTGCTGATGCTGCCCGGCCAGGACGCCGGCGGGGCGGCCCGCGCGGTGGCCCGGGACCTGTCCCGGGTGACCGGCCGCCCGGTGACCGCCGGGGCGAGCGGGCCGTCGACCGGTCCGGCGTCGCTGGCGGTCACGTTCGCCGAGGCGGAGCGCTGCCTGACCGCGCTCGGCGCGCTGGGCCGGGCCGGGCAGGGGGCGAGCACCGCGGAGCTGGGTTTCGTCGGGCTGCTGCTGGGCGCGGTCGGCGACTCCGGCGACCGGGACGTGACCCGGTTCCTCACCGCGACCGTGGGGCCGGTGGTCGACTACGACGCCCGGCGCGGCACCGCGCTGGTGAAGACGCTGGAGGCGTACTTCGGGGTGGGCGGCAGCCTGGCCCGGGCGGCCGAGCAGCTGCACGTGCACGTGAACACGGTGACCCAACGGCTGGAGCGGGTCGGGCAGTTGCTCGGCGCGGACTGGCAGCGCCCGGAGCGGGCGCTGGAGGTGCAGCTCGCGTTGCGGCTGCACCGGTTGCGCACCCCGGCCGGCTGAGCCGGCCGGGTCAGCGGGGGCGCAGGCCGTCCAGGACCGCGTCGACGATCCGCTCGGGCAGGATCCGCTCGTCCCGGTCGGGGTGCCAGTGCAGCATCCGCTGGGTCAGCATCGGCGCGGTGAGCAACGCCATGGCCACCTCCACGTCGAGGTCGGCGCGCAGCTCCCCACTGTCCACGGCGCGCAGCAGCACCTCGCGCATGGCCTGGCGCCGGGGCTCGATGATCGCCTCGTAGGCCTGCCGGTGCGCGGAACTGCGGCTCACCTCGGGCACCAGACACGGCATGATCTTGCGGACCCGGGGGTCCACGTGCTGGCCCACGGCGCCGACCAGCAGGACCAGGTCGTCGCGGACCGAGCGGCCGCCGGTGCGGGGCGGGGCGCCCTTGAGCCGGCCCAGCGCGTCGAGCAGCAGCGCCTCCTTGCCCGGCCAGCGACGGTAGATGGTGGCCTTGCCGACGCCGGCGCGGGCCGCGATCGCCTCGATGGAGAGCGCCTCGACGGTGCTGCCCTCGGCCAGCAGGTCGAGGGTGG
Encoded here:
- a CDS encoding helix-turn-helix domain-containing protein; the encoded protein is MSVMSSPVEFLELLAREAAAVEFEGPLVAARAAGLPADRLAELEQAKVVALRVRALLERRRRRETELSGLYDTANDLAGLRDLDDVLRAIVHRARILLGTDVAYMTLNDDERGDTYMRVTDGSISARFQRLRLEMGDGLGGLVAQTGTPYATANYPEDERFRHTGEIDGGVGEEGLVAILGVPLRLGSSVIGVLYAANRSARPFAREEVSLLVSLAAHAAVAIDTARLLAETRAALEELSAANGTIQAHSTSVERAAAAHDRMTALVVRGGGMEDVAAAVTEVLGGALLALDAEGRRLARVGEISEPDRADIVEAVAASRTEGRSVRRGPLWYAAVVAGAENLGALVLRPDDELVDADQRILERAALVTALLLLFRRTVAEAEGRVRGELLDDLIARPLRDTDALRSRARRIGVDLDAPHVLVAVGDDAFAETGSARQRVLSWATTYASTRGGLAAARDGRVVLMLPGQDAGGAARAVARDLSRVTGRPVTAGASGPSTGPASLAVTFAEAERCLTALGALGRAGQGASTAELGFVGLLLGAVGDSGDRDVTRFLTATVGPVVDYDARRGTALVKTLEAYFGVGGSLARAAEQLHVHVNTVTQRLERVGQLLGADWQRPERALEVQLALRLHRLRTPAG
- a CDS encoding TetR/AcrR family transcriptional regulator, with translation MSDMTSTADAPRSPGRPRSTRADEAIVEATLDLLAEGSTVEALSIEAIAARAGVGKATIYRRWPGKEALLLDALGRLKGAPPRTGGRSVRDDLVLLVGAVGQHVDPRVRKIMPCLVPEVSRSSAHRQAYEAIIEPRRQAMREVLLRAVDSGELRADLDVEVAMALLTAPMLTQRMLHWHPDRDERILPERIVDAVLDGLRPR